A stretch of the Rosa rugosa chromosome 5, drRosRugo1.1, whole genome shotgun sequence genome encodes the following:
- the LOC133709165 gene encoding disease resistance protein RPV1-like isoform X1 translates to MVIIEEASHPWTYHVFLSFRGEDTRNNFTGHLCSALRREGIDTFMDDQLRRGEEISPALLQAIEGSKISIIVFSKDYGSSKWCLDELVKILECRKSIQQMVRPVFYKVDPSDIRNHRGSFGQALCKFKDNMEKVEKWKKALSEAANLSGWTLSEHCSESSVIHEIVEEISEQVISSTYLDVAKYPVGIKPRVQQIRNLLGVGGRGVRMVGIWGPGGIGKTTIAKAVYNSITHKFDGSCFLENVRENSMGAKGFVKLQKKLLCEILKGTKLKVTNVARGITMIKERLQYKSVLIVLDDVNGMDQIDNLAGQCSWFGMGSRIIITTRDKQLLRHHNVNNLIYEVQKLDHHEALELLSMNAFKRSRPLDAYAELTERAIRYAQGLPLALTVLGSSLCNETAELWGAALDGFKSSEIQDVLKISYNGLDHIVKEAFLDIACFFKGEGRAHVIEILEACGCKHAKIVINVLVEKALIRITYHDSIWMHDLVEEMGRDIVHELSPNDPRNRSRLWFHEDVYRVLTENIGTTNVIGIKVQLPEDSDVICLCGTTFSNMRNLRLLIHRAGHYSGVVDSLPNSLRVVDWPDCALQFLPSNSIPKQLAIINMPRSRITVLGDGYKDLINLTSINLSHCQYLTKVSDLSKIPHLKSLNLAGCENLVEVHSSVGFLDKLDYLNLFYCPGLETFPTEVSWKSMRKLLLPYCERLENFINIVHKMESIKELDLRGSGITELHSWIGCCTSLGVLKLSETPIKQLPSTIENLTSLTYLELSVTPLKELPSSIGCLTSLIELNANGSLIEVLPSSIGNLTSLGGLDLSETPLKGLPSSIGDLTSLKQLNLSKTPIRELPSSIGDLTSLKRLNLSKTPIGELPSSIGDLTSLEELDLSKTPIRELHLSIGNLIRLQELILEGCGDLTNVPHSVYGGLQQLRMLNLSWCPKLVTFPSRASALVSSSAESLPLMLPSNSNNGHDHPGSLLFPQLWYLDFDGCQLSVVSDFLTNLDCVSTLEILNLSRSSFDSLPACISKFRKLQSLNLRGCEWLREISELPPNIEYIYLDDCVSLERFSKLSNILEQKDTRGFVQYMYLSNCNRLMDNLGMDMVSKMAKALPYQLVHAGLDQHVKCWTLMLPSLPEIEVPKWFDRGEVDTSVLPGHGTLGICEILIEIPRNLKAERIGLVVCVVFELIQDFSCGYDGCCSVRVLIDKKYYDISANYIESKATESSAHDHVYVYLTCIAFKELARGGGSCGSSDFSGESFRCQSVAPKKFQGPPG, encoded by the exons ATGGTGATCATCGAAGAAGCCTCTCATCCATGGACATACCATGTCTTTCTGAGTTTTAGAGGTGAGGATACACGCAACAATTTCACAGGCCATCTGTGCAGCGCTTTGCGTCGGGAGGGAATCGACACCTTCATGGATGATCAGCTCAGACGAGGAGAAGAAATATCACCAGCACTTCTCCAAGCAATCGAAGGGTCGAAGATTTCAATCATTGTGTTCTCTAAAGACTATGGATCCTCCAAGTGGTGCTTGGACGAACTTGTCAAGATCCTCGAGTGCAGGAAATCAATTCAACAAATGGTTCGACCAGTTTTCTACAAAGTCGATCCCTCGGATATACGAAATCACAGAGGTAGCTTTGGGCAAGCACTATGCAAATTCAAGGATAACATGGAGAAGGTTGAGAAATGGAAAAAGGCTCTCTCAGAAGCAGCAAATTTGTCTGGGTGGACTCTCTCAGA ACATTGCTCTGAATCCAGTGTTATTCATGAAATTGTTGAAGAGATTTCAGAGCAAGTGATAAGCAGTACATATTTGGATGTGGCTAAGTACCCAGTAGGAATAAAACCTCGGGTGCAACAGATCCGTAACCTTTTAGGTGTCGGGGGAAGAGGTGTTCGTATGGTAGGGATATGGGGGCCCGGAGGAATAGGCAAGACAACAATTGCCAAAGCTGTCTATAACTCAATTACTCATAAATTTGATGGGAgttgttttttggaaaatgttAGAGAAAATTCAATGGGTGCCAAAGGCTTTGTCAAACTACAAAAGAAACTTCTTTGTGAGATTCTAAAGGGAACAAAATTGAAGGTGACCAATGTAGCAAGAGGAATCACTATGATTAAGGAAAGGTTGCAATACAAAAGTGTTCTCATAGTTCTTGATGATGTAAATGGCATGGATCAGATAGATAACTTAGCTGGTCAATGTAGTTGGTTTGGAATGGGTAGTAGAATCATCATAACAACAAGGGATAAGCAATTGCTGAGGCATCATAATGTTAATAATTTAATATACGAGGTCCAGAAATTGGATCATCATGAAGCTCTCGAGCTATTAAGTATGAATGCCTTTAAAAGAAGTCGACCTTTGGATGCTTATGCAGAACTCACAGAACGTGCAATACGCTATGCTCAAGGCCTTCCGTTAGCTTTGACTGTTTTAGGTTCTTCTCTATGCAATGAAACTGCAGAGCTGTGGGGAGCTGCATTAGATGGTTTCAAAAGCAGCGAAATTCAAGATGTTTTAAAAATAAGTTACAACGGATTGGATCACATAGTGAAGGAAGCTTTTCTTgacattgcatgtttctttaaaGGTGAAGGTAGAGCACACGTGATTGAAATATTAGAAGCTTGTGGTTGCAAACATGCTAAGATTGTTATCAATGTGCTCGTAGAAAAGGCCCTCATTAGAATTACATACCATGATTCCATTTGGATGCATGACTTGGTAGAAGAAATGGGTAGAGATATAGTTCATGAATTGTCACCCAATGACCCTAGAAACCGAAGCAGGTTGTGGTTTCATGAAGATGTTTACCGTGTTCTAACAGAGAATATT GGAACAACCAATGTTATAGGCATCAAGGTGCAGCTGCCCGAAGATTCAGATGTGATATGTTTATGCGGTACCACTTTCTCCAACATGCGAAATCTTAGACTTCTCATACACCGTGCTGGACACTATTCTGGAGTTGTTGATAGTCTGCCAAATAGCTTAAGGGTAGTTGATTGGCCTGACTGTGCCCTACAATTCTTGCCATCCAATTCAATACCAAAACAACTTGCTATAATCAATATGCCTAGGAGTCGCATCACAGTATTGGGAGATGGATACAAG GATCTGATAAATCTCACATCAATAAATTTAAGTCATTGTCAATACCTAACAAAAGTGTCAGACTTATCAAAAATCCCACACCTAAAAAGTTTGAATCTAGCTGGCTGTGAAAATTTAGTTGAAGTGCATTCTTCTGTTGGATTCCTCGATAAACTTGACTATTTGAATCTTTTTTACTGCCCTGGGCTTGAGACTTTTCCAACGGAAGTTAGTTGGAAATCCATGAGGAAGCTTCTGCTTCCCTATTGTGAAAGGCTTGAGAATTTCATAAACATTGTGCACAAGATGGAGTCCATTAAAGAATTGGATCTACGTGGAAGTGGCATAACAGAACTGCACTCCTGGATTGGATGTTGCACGTCCTTGGGAGTTTTGAAGTTGAGTGAAACTCCGATCAAACAACTGCCTTCAACGATTGAAAATCTTACTTCTTTAACATATTTGGAGCTGTCTGTAACTCCCCTTAAAGAATTGCCTTCATCGATTGGATGTCTCACTTCCTTGATTGAATTGAACGCGAATGGAAGTCTCATCGAAGTACTGCCTTCATCAATTGGGAATCTCACTTCTTTAGGAGGATTGGACTTGTCTGAAACTCCTCTAAAAGGATTGCCTTCATCAATTGGGGATCTCACTTCCTTGAAGCAATTGAACCTGTCTAAAACTCCCATCAGAGAATTGCCTTCATCAATTGGGGATCTCACTTCCTTGAAGCGATTGAACCTGTCTAAAACTCCCATCGGAGAATTGCCTTCATCAATTGGGGATCTCACTTCCTTGGAGGAATTGGACCTGTCTAAAACTCCCATCAGAGAATTGCATTTGTCAATTGGAAATCTCATTCGCCTTCAAGAATTAATACTAGAAGGATGTGGAGACCTTACAAATGTGCCGCACAGTGTTTACGGAGGGCTGCAACAGCTACGAATGCTAAACCTCTCTTGGTGCCCAAAACTGGTGACATTTCCAAGTAGGGCGAGCGCTTTGGTTTCATCAAGTGCAGAATCTCTTCCTTTGATGCTTCCATCTAATTCAAACAATGGGCATGATCATCCTGGTTCATTATTGTTTCCCCAGCTATGGTATCTTGATTTTGACGGATGCCAATTATCAGTGGTCTCTGATTTCCTAACGAATCTTGACTGTGTGTCCACATTAGAGATACTTAATCTATCAAGAAGCAGTTTTGATAGTCTTCCAGCATGCATCAGCAAATTTCGCAAATTGCAGTCTCTTAATTTGCGTGGTTGCGAGTGGCTTCGAGAGATTTCAGAACTTCCACCAAATATAGAATATATATACTTGGATGATTGCGTATCGTTGGAAAGATTTTCAAAATTGTCAAATATACTGGAACAGAAAGACACTCGGGGATTTGTTCAATACATGTACTTGTCTAATTGCAATAGACTGATGGATAATCTTGGCATGGACATGGTGTCGAAGATGGCAAAAGCATTACCGTATCAG CTGGTGCATGCCGGCTTAGATCAGCATGTGAAATGCTGGACTCTTATGCTTCCAAGCCTCCCGGAAATTGAAGTTCCAAAGTGGTTTGATAGGGGTGAGGTGGACACAAGTGTGCTTCCTGGTCATGGAACTCTTGGTATATGTgaaattttgatagaaatcCCTAGGAATCTGAAGGCTGAGAGAATAGGATTGGTTGTCTGTGTTGTTTTTGAACTGATCCAAGATTTTTCCTGTGGTTATGATGGTTGTTGCTCTGTGAGGGTTCTGATTGATAAAAAGTATTATGACATTAGTGCGAACTACATTGAATCAAAAGCGACAGAGTCATCTGCTCATGATCATGTATATGTATATCTGACATGTATTGCTTTCAAGGAGCTAGCTAGAGGTGGTGGATCCTGTGGTTCGAGTGATTTTTCGGGCGAATCGTTTAGATGCCAAAGCGTTGCTCCTAAAAAGTTTCAGGGTCCACCTGGCTAA
- the LOC133709165 gene encoding disease resistance protein RPV1-like isoform X2, which translates to MSRHCSESSVIHEIVEEISEQVISSTYLDVAKYPVGIKPRVQQIRNLLGVGGRGVRMVGIWGPGGIGKTTIAKAVYNSITHKFDGSCFLENVRENSMGAKGFVKLQKKLLCEILKGTKLKVTNVARGITMIKERLQYKSVLIVLDDVNGMDQIDNLAGQCSWFGMGSRIIITTRDKQLLRHHNVNNLIYEVQKLDHHEALELLSMNAFKRSRPLDAYAELTERAIRYAQGLPLALTVLGSSLCNETAELWGAALDGFKSSEIQDVLKISYNGLDHIVKEAFLDIACFFKGEGRAHVIEILEACGCKHAKIVINVLVEKALIRITYHDSIWMHDLVEEMGRDIVHELSPNDPRNRSRLWFHEDVYRVLTENIGTTNVIGIKVQLPEDSDVICLCGTTFSNMRNLRLLIHRAGHYSGVVDSLPNSLRVVDWPDCALQFLPSNSIPKQLAIINMPRSRITVLGDGYKDLINLTSINLSHCQYLTKVSDLSKIPHLKSLNLAGCENLVEVHSSVGFLDKLDYLNLFYCPGLETFPTEVSWKSMRKLLLPYCERLENFINIVHKMESIKELDLRGSGITELHSWIGCCTSLGVLKLSETPIKQLPSTIENLTSLTYLELSVTPLKELPSSIGCLTSLIELNANGSLIEVLPSSIGNLTSLGGLDLSETPLKGLPSSIGDLTSLKQLNLSKTPIRELPSSIGDLTSLKRLNLSKTPIGELPSSIGDLTSLEELDLSKTPIRELHLSIGNLIRLQELILEGCGDLTNVPHSVYGGLQQLRMLNLSWCPKLVTFPSRASALVSSSAESLPLMLPSNSNNGHDHPGSLLFPQLWYLDFDGCQLSVVSDFLTNLDCVSTLEILNLSRSSFDSLPACISKFRKLQSLNLRGCEWLREISELPPNIEYIYLDDCVSLERFSKLSNILEQKDTRGFVQYMYLSNCNRLMDNLGMDMVSKMAKALPYQLVHAGLDQHVKCWTLMLPSLPEIEVPKWFDRGEVDTSVLPGHGTLGICEILIEIPRNLKAERIGLVVCVVFELIQDFSCGYDGCCSVRVLIDKKYYDISANYIESKATESSAHDHVYVYLTCIAFKELARGGGSCGSSDFSGESFRCQSVAPKKFQGPPG; encoded by the exons ATGTCCAGACATTGCTCTGAATCCAGTGTTATTCATGAAATTGTTGAAGAGATTTCAGAGCAAGTGATAAGCAGTACATATTTGGATGTGGCTAAGTACCCAGTAGGAATAAAACCTCGGGTGCAACAGATCCGTAACCTTTTAGGTGTCGGGGGAAGAGGTGTTCGTATGGTAGGGATATGGGGGCCCGGAGGAATAGGCAAGACAACAATTGCCAAAGCTGTCTATAACTCAATTACTCATAAATTTGATGGGAgttgttttttggaaaatgttAGAGAAAATTCAATGGGTGCCAAAGGCTTTGTCAAACTACAAAAGAAACTTCTTTGTGAGATTCTAAAGGGAACAAAATTGAAGGTGACCAATGTAGCAAGAGGAATCACTATGATTAAGGAAAGGTTGCAATACAAAAGTGTTCTCATAGTTCTTGATGATGTAAATGGCATGGATCAGATAGATAACTTAGCTGGTCAATGTAGTTGGTTTGGAATGGGTAGTAGAATCATCATAACAACAAGGGATAAGCAATTGCTGAGGCATCATAATGTTAATAATTTAATATACGAGGTCCAGAAATTGGATCATCATGAAGCTCTCGAGCTATTAAGTATGAATGCCTTTAAAAGAAGTCGACCTTTGGATGCTTATGCAGAACTCACAGAACGTGCAATACGCTATGCTCAAGGCCTTCCGTTAGCTTTGACTGTTTTAGGTTCTTCTCTATGCAATGAAACTGCAGAGCTGTGGGGAGCTGCATTAGATGGTTTCAAAAGCAGCGAAATTCAAGATGTTTTAAAAATAAGTTACAACGGATTGGATCACATAGTGAAGGAAGCTTTTCTTgacattgcatgtttctttaaaGGTGAAGGTAGAGCACACGTGATTGAAATATTAGAAGCTTGTGGTTGCAAACATGCTAAGATTGTTATCAATGTGCTCGTAGAAAAGGCCCTCATTAGAATTACATACCATGATTCCATTTGGATGCATGACTTGGTAGAAGAAATGGGTAGAGATATAGTTCATGAATTGTCACCCAATGACCCTAGAAACCGAAGCAGGTTGTGGTTTCATGAAGATGTTTACCGTGTTCTAACAGAGAATATT GGAACAACCAATGTTATAGGCATCAAGGTGCAGCTGCCCGAAGATTCAGATGTGATATGTTTATGCGGTACCACTTTCTCCAACATGCGAAATCTTAGACTTCTCATACACCGTGCTGGACACTATTCTGGAGTTGTTGATAGTCTGCCAAATAGCTTAAGGGTAGTTGATTGGCCTGACTGTGCCCTACAATTCTTGCCATCCAATTCAATACCAAAACAACTTGCTATAATCAATATGCCTAGGAGTCGCATCACAGTATTGGGAGATGGATACAAG GATCTGATAAATCTCACATCAATAAATTTAAGTCATTGTCAATACCTAACAAAAGTGTCAGACTTATCAAAAATCCCACACCTAAAAAGTTTGAATCTAGCTGGCTGTGAAAATTTAGTTGAAGTGCATTCTTCTGTTGGATTCCTCGATAAACTTGACTATTTGAATCTTTTTTACTGCCCTGGGCTTGAGACTTTTCCAACGGAAGTTAGTTGGAAATCCATGAGGAAGCTTCTGCTTCCCTATTGTGAAAGGCTTGAGAATTTCATAAACATTGTGCACAAGATGGAGTCCATTAAAGAATTGGATCTACGTGGAAGTGGCATAACAGAACTGCACTCCTGGATTGGATGTTGCACGTCCTTGGGAGTTTTGAAGTTGAGTGAAACTCCGATCAAACAACTGCCTTCAACGATTGAAAATCTTACTTCTTTAACATATTTGGAGCTGTCTGTAACTCCCCTTAAAGAATTGCCTTCATCGATTGGATGTCTCACTTCCTTGATTGAATTGAACGCGAATGGAAGTCTCATCGAAGTACTGCCTTCATCAATTGGGAATCTCACTTCTTTAGGAGGATTGGACTTGTCTGAAACTCCTCTAAAAGGATTGCCTTCATCAATTGGGGATCTCACTTCCTTGAAGCAATTGAACCTGTCTAAAACTCCCATCAGAGAATTGCCTTCATCAATTGGGGATCTCACTTCCTTGAAGCGATTGAACCTGTCTAAAACTCCCATCGGAGAATTGCCTTCATCAATTGGGGATCTCACTTCCTTGGAGGAATTGGACCTGTCTAAAACTCCCATCAGAGAATTGCATTTGTCAATTGGAAATCTCATTCGCCTTCAAGAATTAATACTAGAAGGATGTGGAGACCTTACAAATGTGCCGCACAGTGTTTACGGAGGGCTGCAACAGCTACGAATGCTAAACCTCTCTTGGTGCCCAAAACTGGTGACATTTCCAAGTAGGGCGAGCGCTTTGGTTTCATCAAGTGCAGAATCTCTTCCTTTGATGCTTCCATCTAATTCAAACAATGGGCATGATCATCCTGGTTCATTATTGTTTCCCCAGCTATGGTATCTTGATTTTGACGGATGCCAATTATCAGTGGTCTCTGATTTCCTAACGAATCTTGACTGTGTGTCCACATTAGAGATACTTAATCTATCAAGAAGCAGTTTTGATAGTCTTCCAGCATGCATCAGCAAATTTCGCAAATTGCAGTCTCTTAATTTGCGTGGTTGCGAGTGGCTTCGAGAGATTTCAGAACTTCCACCAAATATAGAATATATATACTTGGATGATTGCGTATCGTTGGAAAGATTTTCAAAATTGTCAAATATACTGGAACAGAAAGACACTCGGGGATTTGTTCAATACATGTACTTGTCTAATTGCAATAGACTGATGGATAATCTTGGCATGGACATGGTGTCGAAGATGGCAAAAGCATTACCGTATCAG CTGGTGCATGCCGGCTTAGATCAGCATGTGAAATGCTGGACTCTTATGCTTCCAAGCCTCCCGGAAATTGAAGTTCCAAAGTGGTTTGATAGGGGTGAGGTGGACACAAGTGTGCTTCCTGGTCATGGAACTCTTGGTATATGTgaaattttgatagaaatcCCTAGGAATCTGAAGGCTGAGAGAATAGGATTGGTTGTCTGTGTTGTTTTTGAACTGATCCAAGATTTTTCCTGTGGTTATGATGGTTGTTGCTCTGTGAGGGTTCTGATTGATAAAAAGTATTATGACATTAGTGCGAACTACATTGAATCAAAAGCGACAGAGTCATCTGCTCATGATCATGTATATGTATATCTGACATGTATTGCTTTCAAGGAGCTAGCTAGAGGTGGTGGATCCTGTGGTTCGAGTGATTTTTCGGGCGAATCGTTTAGATGCCAAAGCGTTGCTCCTAAAAAGTTTCAGGGTCCACCTGGCTAA